One region of Drosophila subobscura isolate 14011-0131.10 chromosome J, UCBerk_Dsub_1.0, whole genome shotgun sequence genomic DNA includes:
- the LOC117895593 gene encoding uncharacterized protein LOC117895593, with translation MEALRKRISGFFFKVEPSNPDEPNPKEILEFVEKQRREEHEKSLDETGFGMDQNKSNRETPIDSVEPLASAENPPDEGFHLPRFLWPREPTATDSNGIDYQLEFVNFVERNTPKGFPQKLNDMLPYMAAGFVAWPAYWLYRGYQWQHKRNTERIGFYIQRTHQQAKLIQVAILAAGLMMAFTGHHSGNILKVHDVDYKKEENQEKADSD, from the exons ATGGAGGCATTGCGCAAACGCATCTCGGGCTTCTTCTTCAAGGTGGAGCCATCGAATCCTGACGAACCAAATCCCAAGGAAATACTAGAATTTGTGGAGAAGCAACGGCGGGAGGAGCATGAGAAATCCTTGGATGAAACTGGCTTCGGTATGGATCAAAACAAATCTAATCGTGAAACCCCAATAGATTCTGTGGAACCTTTAGCTTCTGCGGAAAATCCACCGGATGAGGGTTTCCATTTGCCGCGTTTCTTGTGGCCGCGAGAGCCCACAGCAACCGACTCGAATGGCATCGACTACCAACTGGAGTTTGTCAACTTTGTGGAGCGAAATACGCCCAAGGGTTTCCCCCAGAAACTCAACGATATGCTGCCATACATGGCCGCGGGTTTCGTTGCCTGGCCAGCCTATTGGCTGTATCGTGGCTACCAGTGGCAGCACAAAAGGAACACGGAACGGATTGGCTTCTATATACAAAGG ACCCATCAACAGGCGAAACTCATTCAGGTGGCCATTCTGGCCGCAGGGCTCATGATGGCCTTCACGGGACACCACTCGGGCAACATACTAAAGGTCCACGATGTCGACTATAAAAAGGAGGAAAACCAGGAAAAAGCAGACTCGGACTAG
- the LOC117895594 gene encoding uncharacterized protein LOC117895594, with the protein MPNNCQKHPEKDRKIRDVFCSMLDCVNSGLTPATARICIELMRHGVQPKQLAEMIRTLKQEVRVMNIESGLVKTMENMKMKSDFYAIRNKSLSSESLISTGLNGGDSAMKKGLSSDSISNIAAVINQDLSRESIRSSENESILKQIKSPILKCAIEKILNEMSD; encoded by the coding sequence ATGCCCAATAACTGCCAGAAGCATCCCGAAAAGGACCGCAAAATTCGGGATGTGTTTTGTAGCATGCTCGACTGTGTGAATTCGGGACTAACACCCGCAACGGCTCGCATTTGCATTGAGTTGATGCGCCACGGGGTCCAGCCCAAGCAATTGGCGGAAATGATCAGAACATTGAAGCAGGAAGTGCGTGTAATGAATATCGAATCGGGGCTGGTCAAGAcaatggaaaatatgaaaatgaagaGTGATTTTTACGCAATTAGAAACAAGAGTTTGAGCTCAGAATCATTGATCAGCACGGGATTGAACGGAGGGGACTCGGCAATGAAGAAAGGATTGAGTTCGGATTCAATTAGCAACATTGCCGCAGTCATCAATCAAGACTTGAGTCGAGAATCAATCAGAAGCTCCGAGAACGAATCAATTTTGAAGCAAATCAAAAGTCCAATATTGAAATGTGCGATTGAAAAAATACTTAATGAAATGAGTGATTAA
- the LOC117895597 gene encoding uncharacterized protein LOC117895597, protein MGLWSYFGSVKSWTADHIWRPVTPIAPQEAVVPPNLGEDIRQVVNDKGFENAYETAAPFLMAGLGCWPGYWIFRGLDYHTHRAHIPLPIYINQTFYQAKILQFLIILAGTFTVLNSQRRKRSKMVET, encoded by the exons atgggGCTTTGGAGCTATTTTGGGAGTGTGAAAAGCTGGACAGCGGACCACATCTGGCGACCTGTGACGCCCATAGCACCTCAAGAAGCGGTGGTGCCGCCCAATTTGGGCGAAGACATACGACAGGTGGTGAATGACAAGGGCTTCGAGAATGCCTACGAAACGGCTGCACCATTTCTGATGGCTGGCTTGGGCTGCTGGCCGGGCTATTGGATATTCCGAGGACTCGACTATCACACGCACAGGGCGCACATTCCATTACCCATCTACATAAATCAG ACCTTTTATCAGGCCAAAATATTGCAATTTCTCATCATTCTCGCTGGCACCTTTACCGTGCTCAACAGCCAGCGCAGAAAGCGTTCGAAGATGGTTGaaacataa